Proteins found in one Moritella sp. Urea-trap-13 genomic segment:
- the feoB gene encoding Fe(2+) transporter permease subunit FeoB: MLYQILTIGNPNSGKTTLFNALTGANQRVGNWAGVTVDKKTGRYGHAGDEFLLTDLPGIYALDSSNEVNSVDEMIASKAALNHAADLIINVVDASCLERSLYMTLQLRELGRPMVVVLNKMDVLARQRQVLDIKKLEKALGCPVLALSANAKGEVNSFKQDLHSLVQKGVTTTPLTMNYGPEIEAAISELDIHFYEHNVAPRSLAVRALENDSLVSDLLSLDILIQVSEVKNKVAESVETDFHIANVRYTFLHQLCNKVRRQEGKLSRSFSDKVDQVVLNKYIGIPFFFAVMYLMFMFSINIGGAFIDFFDISFGSVLVDGGHYLLDGVLPVWLVTIIANGIGGGIQTVATFIPVIGCLYLFLSLLESSGYMARAAFVLDKVMQKIGLPGKAFVPLVLGFGCNVPAIMATRTLEHERERRLAAAMAPFMSCGARLPVYALFSAAFFPEHGQNIVFALYIIGILVAVFTGLLLRWSLYPGRSDSFIMEMPDYELPTMQNMLIITWQKLKRFVFGAGKTIVLVVAFLSFFNSLGTDGSFGNEETESSVLSQVAQVATPLLAPIGIQADNWQATVGIITGIFAKEAVIGTLNSLYSSAEGDDAEFDLLASLEEAVLSIPANLADLSYSDPLGVDVGDLSDMSAVADDQEVDVTLFGNLKDSFGSDAAAFSFLLFILLYTPCAAAMGAYVREFGRPFAVFIASWTMFLGYFVSTMYYQIAEFASHPASSMGWIGLFSVLMLIVVALLKKQGNKVKLQEEQGQYDFNAPERSSCC, encoded by the coding sequence ATGTTGTATCAAATCCTAACCATTGGTAACCCGAATAGCGGTAAAACCACCTTATTTAATGCCTTAACCGGTGCCAATCAACGCGTTGGTAACTGGGCTGGTGTAACTGTTGATAAAAAAACAGGGCGTTATGGCCACGCCGGAGATGAGTTCTTATTAACGGACTTACCTGGTATTTATGCCTTGGACAGCAGTAATGAAGTGAACAGTGTTGATGAGATGATCGCATCGAAAGCGGCATTAAATCATGCTGCAGACCTGATCATTAATGTTGTTGATGCCTCATGTTTAGAGCGCAGTTTATACATGACACTGCAATTGCGTGAACTCGGTCGTCCCATGGTTGTGGTATTAAACAAGATGGACGTATTAGCCCGTCAACGCCAAGTCCTCGATATTAAAAAATTAGAAAAAGCCCTTGGATGCCCAGTATTGGCCTTGTCTGCAAATGCAAAAGGTGAAGTTAATAGCTTTAAACAAGATCTGCATTCGTTAGTACAAAAAGGCGTTACAACAACACCGCTAACGATGAACTATGGTCCAGAGATCGAAGCGGCGATCAGCGAATTAGACATTCATTTTTATGAGCATAATGTCGCACCACGATCGTTGGCAGTTCGTGCATTAGAAAATGACAGCTTGGTGAGTGATTTACTCAGTCTTGATATCCTTATCCAGGTATCAGAGGTTAAGAATAAAGTCGCGGAATCAGTCGAAACAGATTTCCATATTGCCAATGTGCGTTACACCTTTTTACACCAGTTATGCAATAAAGTACGTCGTCAGGAAGGTAAGTTAAGCCGTTCATTCAGTGATAAAGTCGACCAAGTAGTATTGAATAAATACATCGGTATCCCGTTCTTCTTCGCGGTAATGTATTTGATGTTTATGTTCTCGATAAACATCGGTGGCGCATTTATCGATTTCTTTGATATTAGCTTTGGTAGCGTACTGGTTGATGGCGGACATTATCTGCTGGATGGGGTATTACCAGTGTGGCTGGTGACTATTATTGCCAATGGTATTGGTGGTGGTATTCAAACCGTGGCGACATTCATACCCGTGATTGGTTGCTTGTACTTATTCCTTTCATTACTTGAAAGCTCAGGTTACATGGCGCGTGCTGCGTTTGTACTTGATAAAGTAATGCAAAAAATCGGCCTACCAGGTAAAGCTTTTGTGCCACTGGTGCTGGGTTTCGGCTGTAATGTACCGGCTATTATGGCAACGCGTACCTTAGAGCATGAACGTGAACGTCGATTAGCAGCAGCAATGGCGCCGTTTATGTCATGCGGTGCGCGATTACCTGTTTATGCCTTATTCTCTGCGGCATTCTTCCCTGAACATGGTCAGAATATTGTCTTTGCCTTATACATTATTGGTATTTTGGTGGCGGTATTCACCGGGCTATTATTACGCTGGAGCCTATATCCAGGTCGCAGTGATAGTTTTATCATGGAAATGCCTGATTACGAATTACCAACAATGCAAAACATGCTGATCATTACGTGGCAAAAACTAAAACGTTTCGTCTTTGGTGCGGGTAAAACCATTGTCTTAGTGGTGGCATTCTTAAGCTTCTTTAATTCACTGGGCACTGATGGTAGCTTTGGCAACGAAGAAACAGAAAGCTCGGTACTGTCGCAAGTAGCGCAAGTGGCAACGCCATTACTTGCGCCGATTGGTATTCAAGCAGATAACTGGCAAGCAACCGTGGGTATTATCACGGGGATCTTTGCTAAAGAAGCGGTAATTGGTACCTTGAATAGCTTGTACTCAAGCGCAGAAGGTGATGATGCTGAATTTGATTTATTAGCCAGCTTAGAAGAAGCGGTATTATCAATTCCTGCGAATCTCGCTGACTTAAGTTATTCTGACCCATTGGGTGTTGATGTCGGCGATTTGAGCGATATGAGTGCCGTTGCTGATGATCAAGAAGTTGATGTGACGCTTTTTGGTAACTTAAAAGACAGCTTCGGCTCTGATGCAGCAGCCTTTTCATTCTTACTATTTATTCTATTATACACGCCTTGTGCTGCGGCAATGGGTGCTTATGTACGTGAATTTGGTCGTCCATTTGCGGTATTCATCGCTAGCTGGACTATGTTTTTAGGTTACTTTGTGTCGACTATGTACTATCAAATTGCTGAGTTCGCATCCCACCCGGCATCAAGCATGGGCTGGATAGGTTTGTTCAGTGTGTTAATGTTGATTGTTGTTGCGCTGTTGAAAAAACAAGGTAACAAAGTAAAACTACAAGAGGAGCAGGGCCAATATGATTTTAACGCGCCTGAAAGATCATCTTGTTGCTAA
- a CDS encoding ABC transporter ATP-binding protein, whose translation MFKFFEKMSSAFPKHQPEQPPQDLVAFCRYYTRGFESPLLAMAILSAMIAILEVSLFGFMGQLVDWLSTHEPQSFLNDESANLIGLSALILVGMPLLVLLHSLIMHQTLLGNYPMSIRWLAHRYLLRQSVSFFQSDFAGRIATKVMQTALSVRETVMKLLDVLVYISVYFLAMLVMIGQADMRLMLPMLAWFVGFIAIQLYFVPKLKKISTEQANARSMMTGRLVDSYTNITTVKLFSHNSREMVYAEEGMDEFLVTVHKQMRLVTGFTFCVELLNYLLLFGVGAISIMLWLDASLSVGIIAVAISLALRLNSMSKWIMWEIGGLFENMGTVIDGMNTLAKPIEIEDKANAKPLTVSAGEIEFDNISFHYGESAGVIDNLNLKIKAGEKVGLVGRSGAGKSTLVNLLMRFHDVESGAIKIDGQNISDVQQDSLRGQIGMVTQDTSLLHRTIRDNIMYGDPDASEAQLLQATKQACAHEFISTLTDTFGNKGYDAQVGERGVKLSGGQRQRIAISRVLLKDAPILVLDEATSALDSEVESAIQDSLNELMDGKTVIAIAHRLSTIAAMDRLIILDEGRVIEQGSHQELLEQKGIYAKLWAHQTGGFIGENA comes from the coding sequence ATGTTTAAGTTTTTCGAAAAAATGTCCTCGGCGTTCCCTAAGCATCAGCCAGAACAGCCGCCGCAAGATCTAGTGGCTTTTTGCCGTTACTATACGCGTGGCTTTGAGTCACCTTTATTAGCGATGGCAATATTAAGTGCGATGATCGCGATATTAGAAGTATCGTTATTTGGCTTTATGGGGCAGTTGGTGGATTGGTTATCAACCCATGAACCACAAAGTTTCTTAAACGATGAAAGTGCTAACCTTATTGGCTTAAGTGCATTGATACTGGTGGGGATGCCATTATTGGTATTACTGCACTCGTTAATCATGCACCAGACATTATTGGGTAATTACCCTATGTCTATTCGTTGGTTAGCCCACCGTTATTTATTACGTCAAAGTGTGTCTTTTTTCCAAAGTGACTTTGCCGGACGTATTGCTACCAAGGTAATGCAAACAGCCTTATCAGTACGTGAAACCGTGATGAAACTGCTGGATGTATTGGTTTATATCTCAGTGTACTTCCTCGCGATGCTGGTCATGATTGGTCAAGCAGACATGCGTCTGATGCTGCCTATGCTGGCGTGGTTTGTTGGTTTTATTGCCATTCAGTTATATTTTGTACCTAAGCTTAAGAAGATCTCGACAGAGCAAGCTAATGCGCGTTCTATGATGACCGGCCGATTAGTTGATAGTTATACCAACATCACTACGGTGAAATTGTTCTCGCATAACTCCCGCGAAATGGTGTATGCCGAAGAAGGTATGGACGAATTTTTGGTGACGGTACATAAACAAATGCGTTTGGTTACGGGTTTCACCTTCTGCGTTGAATTATTGAATTACTTATTATTGTTCGGTGTCGGTGCGATATCGATCATGTTGTGGTTAGACGCTAGCTTAAGTGTCGGTATTATTGCTGTGGCGATTAGTTTAGCGCTACGTCTAAACAGTATGTCGAAATGGATCATGTGGGAAATCGGTGGCCTGTTTGAAAATATGGGTACTGTGATTGACGGCATGAACACTTTGGCTAAGCCGATTGAGATTGAAGATAAAGCCAATGCTAAACCATTAACAGTATCTGCAGGTGAAATCGAATTTGATAACATCAGTTTCCATTACGGGGAATCTGCTGGTGTGATTGATAACTTAAATCTGAAGATAAAAGCGGGTGAGAAAGTCGGTCTAGTGGGGCGTTCTGGTGCCGGTAAATCGACCTTGGTTAACTTGTTAATGCGTTTTCACGATGTTGAATCGGGTGCGATCAAAATTGATGGCCAAAATATCAGTGATGTTCAGCAAGACAGTCTACGTGGTCAAATCGGTATGGTGACGCAAGATACGTCATTATTACACCGTACTATTCGCGACAATATTATGTATGGCGATCCAGATGCGAGCGAAGCGCAATTGCTTCAAGCCACCAAGCAAGCTTGCGCGCATGAATTTATTAGCACGCTGACAGATACCTTTGGTAATAAGGGTTATGATGCGCAAGTTGGTGAACGCGGCGTTAAGCTCTCGGGTGGTCAACGCCAGCGTATCGCTATTTCTCGGGTATTATTAAAAGATGCACCCATTCTAGTATTAGATGAAGCGACATCAGCGTTAGATTCTGAAGTTGAATCAGCAATTCAAGATAGCCTAAATGAATTGATGGATGGCAAAACCGTGATTGCGATTGCTCACCGTTTATCAACCATTGCGGCGATGGACCGTTTGATTATTTTAGATGAAGGCCGAGTGATAGAGCAGGGTTCACACCAAGAACTGCTAGAACAAAAGGGTATTTATGCCAAACTTTGGGCACATCAAACCGGTGGTTTTATCGGTGAAAATGCGTAA
- a CDS encoding FeoA family protein produces the protein MKLALLNDGVVATITDMSALPADTRKKLMVMGVLPQTEVTLMRRAPMGDPLQISVRGVSVAIRKQLAQQIEVETV, from the coding sequence ATGAAGTTAGCGTTATTAAATGATGGTGTTGTCGCTACAATTACCGATATGTCAGCTTTACCTGCTGACACACGCAAAAAATTAATGGTGATGGGCGTATTACCACAGACTGAAGTAACGTTGATGCGTCGAGCTCCTATGGGCGATCCTTTGCAAATATCTGTACGTGGCGTCTCTGTTGCCATTCGTAAGCAACTTGCGCAACAAATTGAAGTTGAGACCGTTTAA
- a CDS encoding AAA family ATPase encodes MPASLPLIPSSPCLIIIRGIPGSGKSTLAQHYMQSMPNAVHCEADHYFINKQGQYCYDGRKIKNAHESCQQNMHNALSEGLSVVVSNTTIKLWELITLLDIAAGYNVEAHIIHCCGQFTSSHNVPADIVARMALSYEPHPDESHYIPS; translated from the coding sequence ATGCCAGCATCATTACCACTAATACCTTCTTCACCTTGCTTGATTATCATCCGTGGTATCCCTGGTTCGGGTAAATCGACACTCGCGCAACACTACATGCAATCTATGCCTAATGCAGTGCACTGTGAAGCCGACCATTATTTTATCAATAAACAAGGTCAGTATTGCTATGATGGGCGTAAAATAAAAAACGCGCACGAATCTTGTCAGCAAAATATGCACAACGCATTAAGCGAAGGGCTGTCGGTGGTGGTGAGTAATACCACCATTAAACTCTGGGAACTAATCACCTTATTAGATATTGCCGCTGGTTATAATGTCGAAGCACATATCATTCATTGCTGCGGTCAGTTCACTAGCTCCCATAACGTACCTGCTGATATCGTCGCGAGAATGGCGCTGAGTTATGAACCTCATCCTGATGAAAGCCACTATATTCCAAGCTAA
- a CDS encoding FeoC-like transcriptional regulator: protein MILTRLKDHLVANGKTSRAELAKKFAISEDGIDAMLALWIAKGKISTTISQRPRLGQLNCDVWYRWNDDNQLAITVLN, encoded by the coding sequence ATGATTTTAACGCGCCTGAAAGATCATCTTGTTGCTAACGGCAAGACCAGCCGCGCTGAATTAGCCAAAAAGTTTGCTATTAGCGAAGACGGTATTGATGCCATGCTAGCGCTGTGGATAGCGAAAGGCAAAATATCGACAACCATCAGTCAGCGTCCACGACTTGGACAATTAAACTGCGATGTTTGGTATCGTTGGAACGATGACAACCAACTGGCGATTACAGTGTTGAACTGA
- a CDS encoding metalloregulator ArsR/SmtB family transcription factor, translating to MELLQFYKCLADETRLKSLLLIQHEHELCVCELTHALAQSQPKVSRHLALLRQNKVVIDRRKGQWVHYKINPELPKWALQILSLTLIDNKGCITHELERLIEMSSRPNRETICC from the coding sequence ATGGAATTACTTCAGTTTTACAAGTGCTTAGCGGATGAAACTAGGCTTAAAAGTTTATTATTAATACAACACGAACACGAGCTGTGCGTGTGTGAATTAACACACGCACTAGCCCAAAGCCAGCCGAAAGTATCTCGTCATCTGGCCTTATTACGCCAAAATAAAGTTGTTATCGACAGACGTAAGGGCCAGTGGGTACATTATAAAATTAACCCAGAGTTACCAAAATGGGCACTACAAATACTATCACTCACCTTAATAGACAATAAGGGTTGTATTACACATGAATTAGAGCGCTTGATTGAGATGTCATCGCGTCCTAACCGTGAAACAATATGTTGCTAA
- a CDS encoding RNA polymerase sigma factor RpoD/SigA, producing the protein MSNITSNALDVYFDELQRFSQLLSKQEEYDTAVAAANGDKAARDTMIQSNLRLVLMVAKKYQNYSLDWDEIIQEGNTGLMHAVDKFDPERGCRFSTYAVWWIRNNIEQYIMNHARTIRIPIHVTRVYKQILKASSELGLDLDTNEGITKISQELKISPRKVLNILGHYFNEGSLDKEIISGDNLLASLKDLVAAEVNCQPDIRYEKCDYYEYMDALLEYLPVRSQNIIRLRFGFKGQDPMSLEAIAQLMDISRERVRQIIRNGLSQVREQLCANDLVKEDFDFEADSICTTGV; encoded by the coding sequence ATGAGTAATATTACAAGCAACGCACTTGACGTGTATTTTGATGAATTACAGCGGTTTAGTCAGTTATTGTCTAAACAGGAAGAATACGATACAGCGGTTGCTGCAGCAAATGGAGATAAGGCTGCACGAGATACTATGATCCAATCTAATCTGAGGTTGGTGCTTATGGTGGCAAAGAAATACCAGAACTACTCACTTGATTGGGACGAGATCATCCAAGAAGGTAATACCGGTTTAATGCATGCAGTAGATAAGTTCGATCCCGAACGAGGTTGTCGCTTCTCAACGTATGCAGTTTGGTGGATAAGAAATAACATCGAACAGTATATTATGAATCACGCCCGCACGATCCGGATCCCCATTCATGTTACCCGTGTTTATAAACAGATTCTCAAAGCGTCTTCTGAACTCGGTCTTGATCTTGATACCAATGAAGGTATTACTAAGATCTCGCAAGAGTTAAAGATTTCTCCCCGTAAAGTACTGAATATATTAGGTCACTATTTCAATGAAGGATCGTTGGATAAAGAGATCATCAGTGGTGACAATTTATTAGCGAGTTTAAAAGATTTGGTTGCCGCAGAGGTTAATTGTCAGCCGGATATTCGTTATGAAAAATGTGATTATTACGAATACATGGATGCGTTATTAGAATACTTACCAGTACGCAGCCAGAATATCATTCGCTTACGCTTTGGCTTTAAAGGCCAAGATCCAATGAGTTTAGAAGCAATTGCGCAATTGATGGATATTTCTCGCGAACGTGTGCGACAAATCATTCGTAATGGTCTGAGTCAAGTGAGAGAGCAATTGTGTGCGAATGACTTGGTAAAAGAAGATTTTGATTTTGAAGCTGACTCAATCTGTACGACAGGTGTGTGA
- a CDS encoding NnrS family protein has protein sequence MQITDLAEEQKILPVLRLGFRPFFLAGALFSVIALLLWGAMLSGYITFQPYGGGLWWHIHEMLFGFGCAIVAGFLLTAIQNWTGMRGISGLPLLGLFMLWLAGRVALLLPTLLNDYVIILLDLSFLPAVAYILAKPLVKIKQYRNLFFVPLLVLFTVANIEMHLAKLGLANMTVNQAAYASVTLMAVLMSVMAGRVVPMFTANGTKTTKVLPLPWLEKLATGSLAIITALLLLQPLITVPAAVFGTLFMLSGICQAIRWCRWKPWITFGVPLLWSIHGSLFFIWVGLFTVGMSYFIAVPFVSHLWHLITVGGMGGLILAMISRVSLGHTGRMLQQPKAMFWGFLSIFIAATIRVIGPIFWMQHYITFINVSIAFWLIAFGLFVYHYVPMLFKARVDGRPG, from the coding sequence ATGCAAATTACTGACTTAGCTGAGGAACAAAAAATCCTCCCTGTGTTACGTCTTGGCTTCCGCCCATTCTTCTTAGCTGGCGCTTTGTTTAGTGTCATCGCTTTATTGCTTTGGGGCGCAATGTTATCCGGTTACATCACCTTTCAGCCTTATGGTGGCGGACTGTGGTGGCATATACATGAAATGCTATTTGGTTTTGGCTGCGCTATTGTTGCTGGTTTTTTGTTAACCGCGATCCAAAACTGGACGGGGATGCGCGGTATTTCCGGTTTACCTTTGCTGGGACTATTTATGCTGTGGTTAGCGGGGCGTGTGGCGCTACTGTTACCAACACTGTTGAATGACTATGTTATTATCTTGCTTGATTTGAGCTTCCTACCTGCCGTTGCTTATATCTTAGCTAAACCGTTAGTGAAAATTAAACAGTACCGTAATTTGTTTTTTGTGCCGTTATTAGTATTATTTACGGTTGCCAATATTGAAATGCATTTAGCTAAATTAGGCTTAGCTAACATGACCGTCAACCAAGCGGCTTATGCATCGGTTACCTTGATGGCGGTGTTAATGTCGGTGATGGCGGGGCGTGTTGTGCCTATGTTTACGGCGAACGGCACTAAAACGACAAAAGTATTACCTTTACCTTGGTTAGAGAAACTGGCGACGGGTAGTCTTGCTATCATCACCGCCTTGTTATTACTACAGCCGTTAATTACTGTGCCTGCAGCGGTATTTGGTACTTTGTTTATGCTCTCTGGTATATGCCAAGCAATTCGCTGGTGTCGTTGGAAACCTTGGATCACTTTTGGTGTGCCGCTGTTATGGTCAATCCACGGATCGTTGTTCTTTATCTGGGTAGGACTATTCACCGTAGGCATGAGTTACTTTATTGCAGTACCATTTGTTAGTCATTTATGGCATTTGATTACGGTTGGAGGCATGGGGGGATTAATTCTAGCGATGATATCTCGAGTGTCATTGGGTCACACGGGTCGAATGCTACAACAACCTAAAGCGATGTTTTGGGGCTTCTTAAGCATATTTATTGCTGCGACGATTCGAGTTATCGGCCCCATTTTCTGGATGCAGCATTATATTACCTTTATTAACGTGAGTATTGCATTCTGGTTAATTGCTTTTGGATTGTTCGTTTATCATTATGTACCGATGTTGTTCAAAGCGCGTGTAGACGGCCGACCAGGTTAG
- a CDS encoding VolA/Pla-1 family phospholipase, producing the protein MTNKKMLAITIASVLGLTACGNDKTNLSNNNDDIIKDSLNRQSSIAFDLISSKKTVSIPTYLLMDSSDGTLNIPLNVEDDPADRRNPAVAMGDTDGWSPTQPFVIELNLPAEVTLTTDIELLESAVKVAKINVSSAKIFSIQDPSVDILTAGVDYEVISDGTSLTVLPLNGSLEPGSDYIYAITDTLVDSAGDQLGMSSNYASLKNTRIAQTGNAFEIPQKVVWQAEGLMDRYGIADYKNIIYSSWFTTSSAGEALYFTKLATALTLQSISTEATANKIWPLEDDSLLPNSANPNNLDLTGLYDPTISGLTAVTPASMMLESTGIKVYKGKIKLPSFLERDIANDKWKNTPWQSAMPSLAIISDVLNSGSDAEKLELGRQLAAAGINPANFADTEEQFKLVGQSFTLNGKPLDRERLITKYSPLPQVKVVEDVNFLLITPTTDKDGEPVTAENKVPVVIYQHGITSVKENILASAEALTKGYAILAIDLPLHGERALKGDIVTTPNEPEVFLNFEYLPVGRDNMRQAVVDLLGLRAGIAMIGSAQESNTTSIENTAFALLDTKHVSFFGHSLGAMTGIGLQATIDRPILGSNILGNDILGNDMLVNDMLVNDMLVNDMLVNDSFTIDKAVFANPGGSIPYLLLNSDIFAGTLKHSLMMGVSTDYQTFADKSCRKEMGCFNKFYKRAADTPGAQATVDATLQSFAAVAQTVLETVDPFSLARNIDASTPIYLAQVKGDMVIPNIVTTNTGENTDNKNAAPFSPVAGTTPLIKQLGLDNIATDNSTIKKVALVNVGEHSSAIAYNRLTPGAKKIATEELQRQISSFLAGDGSSTQIIDPTLLD; encoded by the coding sequence TAACGTTGAAGATGATCCTGCCGACCGCCGTAATCCAGCGGTAGCGATGGGTGATACCGATGGTTGGAGTCCAACGCAACCTTTCGTCATTGAACTTAATTTACCGGCCGAGGTTACCCTAACAACAGATATCGAATTATTAGAATCTGCCGTTAAAGTGGCTAAAATTAACGTATCAAGCGCTAAAATATTTAGTATTCAAGATCCATCTGTAGATATATTAACAGCAGGTGTCGATTATGAGGTGATTTCAGACGGTACATCATTAACCGTATTACCGCTTAATGGGAGTCTGGAACCCGGCAGTGACTATATTTATGCCATCACAGATACACTCGTCGATAGCGCTGGAGACCAACTCGGCATGTCCAGCAACTATGCGTCATTGAAAAATACCAGGATAGCGCAAACTGGTAACGCCTTTGAAATACCACAAAAAGTAGTCTGGCAGGCTGAAGGCTTGATGGATCGTTACGGCATCGCCGATTATAAAAACATTATTTACTCCAGTTGGTTTACCACGTCTTCTGCTGGTGAAGCGCTATATTTTACAAAGTTAGCGACAGCCTTAACCCTGCAATCAATCAGTACAGAAGCAACTGCAAATAAAATATGGCCTTTGGAAGATGATTCACTTCTGCCTAACAGTGCAAATCCAAATAATTTAGATTTGACAGGCTTATATGATCCTACGATATCAGGACTAACGGCGGTAACACCTGCGTCAATGATGCTAGAGTCGACTGGTATTAAAGTTTACAAAGGTAAAATTAAGCTTCCTTCGTTCCTAGAACGTGATATAGCCAATGACAAATGGAAGAATACGCCATGGCAAAGTGCGATGCCAAGTCTTGCTATTATTTCTGACGTATTAAATTCAGGCTCTGATGCAGAAAAATTAGAACTCGGCAGACAGTTAGCTGCAGCAGGGATTAATCCAGCAAATTTTGCGGATACCGAGGAACAATTCAAACTGGTTGGTCAATCGTTCACGCTTAATGGAAAGCCACTTGATCGCGAGCGTTTAATCACGAAATACAGCCCATTGCCACAAGTTAAAGTCGTTGAAGATGTTAATTTTTTATTAATTACACCAACAACAGATAAAGATGGAGAACCCGTTACAGCTGAAAATAAAGTGCCAGTGGTCATCTATCAACATGGTATTACTTCTGTTAAAGAAAATATCTTAGCCTCTGCTGAGGCGCTTACTAAGGGCTATGCAATACTGGCCATTGATTTACCACTCCATGGTGAACGTGCGCTTAAAGGTGATATTGTAACAACCCCTAATGAGCCAGAGGTGTTCCTGAACTTTGAATATCTCCCTGTGGGTCGTGATAACATGCGCCAAGCCGTCGTTGACCTGCTCGGTTTACGTGCAGGTATAGCGATGATAGGGTCGGCACAGGAAAGCAACACAACAAGCATAGAAAATACAGCATTTGCTCTTCTTGATACAAAACACGTCAGTTTCTTCGGCCATTCACTTGGCGCAATGACAGGCATTGGCTTGCAAGCAACAATTGATCGCCCTATCTTAGGCAGTAATATATTAGGTAATGATATATTAGGTAATGATATGTTAGTTAATGATATGTTAGTTAATGATATGTTAGTTAATGATATGTTAGTTAATGATAGCTTCACCATTGATAAAGCCGTATTTGCCAACCCAGGCGGTAGTATTCCATACTTACTGCTGAATTCAGACATCTTTGCTGGAACGCTTAAACATAGCTTGATGATGGGAGTAAGTACTGATTACCAAACCTTTGCAGATAAGTCATGTCGTAAAGAAATGGGTTGTTTTAACAAATTCTACAAACGCGCAGCCGATACACCAGGAGCTCAAGCAACAGTCGACGCTACATTACAAAGCTTTGCAGCTGTAGCTCAAACGGTTCTTGAGACAGTTGACCCATTTTCACTTGCACGAAATATCGATGCTTCGACACCCATTTACCTCGCTCAAGTTAAAGGCGATATGGTCATCCCCAATATTGTGACGACGAACACAGGGGAGAATACAGATAATAAAAATGCAGCGCCTTTTTCACCTGTAGCAGGTACGACACCACTAATAAAACAACTGGGTCTGGATAATATTGCTACAGACAATTCTACAATCAAGAAAGTGGCATTAGTCAACGTCGGTGAACATAGCTCTGCAATTGCATATAACAGGTTGACGCCAGGTGCTAAAAAAATTGCAACCGAGGAATTACAACGCCAAATCTCAAGCTTCTTAGCTGGTGACGGCTCTAGCACTCAAATTATTGACCCTACCCTACTTGATTAA